A single region of the Anaeromicrobium sediminis genome encodes:
- a CDS encoding ABC transporter substrate-binding protein produces the protein MKKRIKLLLLFCIIILIGVIYSGWKKDSEYKESYDSKKYKYKIGVVLKSMDSEYTLSLKSGILGAGEDFKTNSVIVYPRSEIDVKAQNIMIKDLLNSDIDAIVICPCDSTNSKDYMDLAKKRGIPVFSIDTDIYDENEIYIGSDNFHIGELAGQYMHEKIGNEGKVAILSGTLIASPHYQRAEGFKEYIKKNSSLEVVYEDEAYCSFLEGVKKTKEIFDKYPHINGIFSTNATMALGIVDRMEFMKIKREIPIIGVDTQSDSIGKVLDGKIAAMVSQNGYDIAYETIKTVVRYLDGEEINKNIYTKSELITKENAKEYLKIIDK, from the coding sequence ATGAAAAAAAGGATAAAGCTACTTTTATTATTTTGCATAATTATATTAATAGGTGTTATATATAGTGGTTGGAAAAAAGATAGTGAATACAAAGAAAGTTATGATAGTAAGAAATATAAATATAAGATAGGAGTAGTTTTAAAATCTATGGATAGTGAATATACACTATCTTTAAAATCAGGGATTTTAGGTGCAGGAGAGGATTTTAAAACAAATTCAGTAATTGTTTACCCTAGATCGGAAATAGATGTAAAAGCTCAAAATATAATGATTAAAGACCTGTTAAATAGTGATATAGATGCTATTGTAATCTGTCCTTGTGATTCTACGAATTCAAAAGATTATATGGATTTGGCTAAAAAAAGGGGAATACCAGTTTTTTCAATAGATACGGATATCTATGATGAAAATGAAATCTATATAGGATCAGATAATTTTCATATTGGAGAGTTAGCTGGTCAATATATGCATGAAAAAATAGGGAATGAGGGCAAAGTTGCCATATTATCAGGAACTCTTATTGCTTCACCCCACTATCAACGAGCAGAAGGTTTTAAGGAGTATATTAAAAAGAATTCATCTCTAGAAGTAGTTTATGAAGATGAAGCTTATTGTAGTTTTTTAGAGGGAGTAAAAAAGACTAAAGAAATATTTGATAAATATCCTCATATTAATGGAATCTTTTCAACTAATGCAACTATGGCCTTAGGAATTGTAGATAGAATGGAATTTATGAAGATTAAAAGAGAAATTCCAATTATAGGGGTGGACACACAAAGTGACAGTATTGGAAAAGTTTTAGATGGAAAAATAGCAGCAATGGTTTCACAAAATGGATATGATATTGCCTATGAAACTATAAAAACAGTAGTTAGATATTTAGATGGAGAAGAGATTAATAAAAATATATATACTAAGAGTGAATTAATAACTAAAGAAAATGCAAAGGAGTATTTAAAAATTATTGACAAATAG
- a CDS encoding response regulator transcription factor produces the protein MIKTLMVDDDYLVRMFLKNITDWEEEGFHIVADVGNGEEALEIVEEFNPELIITDISMPVMNGIELIKEIRKRERQCKIIVLSCHDDFDHVREALKSGADDYILKNSFNKKNIGCILKDLKEKVKENREEIKKKKNLQKFANIGKYEVKNEFLLNVINNKHDYVNIKEKSHLYNIELSFLKSAVISIHLSNKYSSIKECVNKIEIYEKIKEIINNSIEENIKYEFITVNAQEYVVLIEGKNLNKPLCVGKIGHNILESIKNNLKVVPTIAISDICIGKESASNAYRHTKEALKACFYSKENIFYYKSSNRLTINKNISFDRFYSEIKRRAILGDIDGIMEKCIKQISLFEREILPSEHVIKWLKEVDKLLEVKREEEDYAQIKSINEVYEIINTYENHVKRYPYIKAPIKNVIVAQALDYVVKNYVKPISLTTVADELKVNNTYLSRVFKQETEINFTDYLTLCRIDYAKLLLRSTNEKIKYISSKCGFYEYRYFCKIFKKLVGKSPLSYRNELIDV, from the coding sequence ATGATAAAGACATTAATGGTGGATGATGATTACTTAGTGAGGATGTTTTTAAAGAACATAACAGATTGGGAAGAGGAGGGCTTTCATATAGTAGCCGATGTGGGAAATGGTGAAGAAGCCTTAGAAATAGTAGAGGAGTTTAATCCAGAGCTTATCATAACAGATATTAGCATGCCTGTTATGAATGGTATTGAACTAATTAAGGAAATTAGAAAAAGAGAAAGACAATGTAAAATAATAGTCTTAAGTTGCCATGATGATTTTGATCATGTGAGGGAAGCTTTAAAAAGTGGAGCTGATGACTATATTTTAAAAAATTCTTTTAATAAAAAAAATATCGGATGTATTCTAAAAGATTTAAAAGAAAAGGTAAAAGAAAATAGAGAAGAAATAAAGAAAAAGAAAAATTTACAAAAGTTTGCTAACATAGGTAAGTACGAAGTGAAAAATGAATTTCTTTTAAATGTAATAAATAATAAGCATGACTATGTGAATATAAAAGAAAAAAGTCATCTATATAATATTGAATTATCTTTTCTTAAAAGTGCCGTCATTAGTATTCACCTTAGTAATAAATATAGCAGTATTAAAGAATGTGTAAATAAAATAGAAATTTATGAGAAGATAAAAGAAATTATTAACAATAGTATAGAAGAAAATATAAAATATGAATTTATAACAGTAAATGCTCAAGAATATGTAGTACTAATAGAGGGAAAGAACCTTAACAAACCCTTATGTGTTGGGAAAATAGGTCACAATATATTAGAATCTATAAAAAATAATTTAAAGGTAGTTCCTACAATTGCTATTAGTGATATATGTATAGGAAAAGAAAGTGCTTCTAATGCCTATAGGCATACTAAGGAGGCCTTAAAGGCCTGTTTTTACTCTAAAGAGAATATTTTTTACTATAAATCTTCTAATAGATTGACAATCAATAAAAATATATCCTTTGATAGATTTTATAGTGAAATCAAAAGAAGGGCAATATTAGGTGATATAGATGGAATTATGGAAAAGTGTATTAAACAAATCTCTTTATTTGAAAGAGAAATATTACCTTCAGAACATGTTATTAAGTGGTTAAAAGAAGTAGATAAATTGTTAGAAGTTAAGAGGGAAGAAGAGGATTATGCACAGATTAAATCTATAAATGAAGTCTATGAAATAATTAATACTTATGAAAATCATGTAAAAAGATATCCATATATAAAGGCCCCTATTAAAAATGTTATAGTAGCACAAGCTCTTGACTATGTAGTTAAAAATTATGTAAAGCCCATATCTTTAACCACTGTAGCAGATGAACTAAAAGTAAACAATACATATTTAAGTAGAGTTTTTAAACAGGAAACTGAGATTAACTTTACAGATTATTTAACCTTATGTAGAATTGATTATGCAAAATTGTTATTAAGGAGTACTAATGAAAAAATTAAGTATATTTCTTCTAAATGTGGATTTTATGAGTATAGATATTTTTGTAAGATCTTTAAAAAGTTAGTAGGAAAAAGTCCCCTGTCTTATAGAAATGAATTAATAGATGTATAA
- a CDS encoding substrate-binding domain-containing protein → MKKTMALLLVLVLTLSLLAACAPKKEEASNESGQEPKVETIKIGVTMSSRDQFLSTLETAIKDSASSKENVEIIAFDSENDIQKQISHVGSFVSSGCSAIIVNLVNTDTTQEILNAAGDIPVVFVNRMPSEEILKSVDKASYVGSDEHEAGKLQAEFLSTYFKDKEAKELDYVLFMGILGLQNTNARTDSVKMGLEEKGFVLNKQFEDTAEYDRAMAMSKMQQFIGTGKKFDVVIANNDEMALGAIEAMKGANITDIPVVGIDATANAIVAIESGEMACSIFQDAKGQGAGAFEFAYTYATGEKAEKYGWVPFKIVSKENVAEYK, encoded by the coding sequence ATGAAAAAAACAATGGCACTATTATTAGTGTTAGTTCTTACTTTATCTTTATTGGCGGCATGTGCTCCGAAAAAAGAAGAAGCTAGCAATGAAAGTGGCCAAGAGCCAAAAGTAGAAACAATCAAAATTGGAGTTACAATGTCATCTAGAGACCAATTCTTATCTACCTTAGAGACAGCTATTAAAGATTCAGCTAGTTCAAAAGAAAATGTTGAGATTATTGCCTTTGATTCGGAAAACGATATCCAAAAGCAAATATCTCATGTTGGAAGTTTCGTATCATCTGGATGTAGTGCAATAATAGTAAACTTAGTTAATACAGATACAACACAAGAAATACTTAATGCAGCAGGTGATATTCCAGTTGTATTCGTAAATAGAATGCCAAGTGAGGAGATTTTAAAATCAGTTGACAAGGCATCTTACGTAGGGTCTGATGAGCATGAAGCTGGTAAATTACAAGCTGAATTCTTATCAACTTATTTTAAAGATAAAGAAGCAAAAGAACTTGATTATGTATTATTTATGGGGATTTTAGGGCTACAAAATACAAACGCTCGTACTGATTCTGTAAAGATGGGATTAGAGGAAAAGGGATTTGTGCTAAATAAGCAATTCGAAGATACAGCTGAATATGACCGTGCAATGGCCATGTCTAAGATGCAACAATTTATTGGAACTGGAAAGAAATTTGATGTGGTTATAGCTAACAATGATGAAATGGCTCTAGGAGCTATTGAAGCTATGAAAGGTGCAAACATAACAGATATTCCAGTTGTAGGAATCGATGCTACGGCTAATGCAATAGTAGCAATTGAAAGTGGAGAAATGGCATGTTCCATATTCCAAGATGCTAAGGGACAAGGAGCAGGAGCCTTTGAATTTGCTTACACTTATGCTACAGGTGAAAAGGCAGAGAAATATGGTTGGGTACCTTTTAAAATTGTATCAAAGGAAAACGTTGCAGAATATAAATAA
- a CDS encoding sugar ABC transporter ATP-binding protein, whose amino-acid sequence MGEYILEMVDVVKEFPGVKALKGVDLKVRKGSIHALMGENGAGKSTLMKCLIGIHQMTSGKIIFKGQEVHIKGTSSALNMGISMIHQELTAVTERTVAENIWLGREPLKNRFMIDHKKMKDDTTELLERLHMDIDPDEIMANLTVAKMQMVEIAKAVSFNADIIIMDEPTSALTTKEVDHLFEIINSLKSKGVTIIYISHKMDEIFEICDEITVLRDGEFVGVDFASNLSIDKLISMMVGRELTEMFPKVECEIGETILKVENLSSGSAFSDVSFELKKGEILGFAGLVGAGRTEVVETIFGIRPKTGGKIYIKDKEVEIKEAYDALKHGIFLLTEDRKKQGIFPVLSVKDNMIVSNQENYVKKLSLDHKKIKSDTMEYIDKINVKTPSIETPIKSLSGGNQQKVLVARALLTEPEILIVDEPTRGIDVGAKAEIHTLITNLAAQGRAIIMISSEMPEVLGMSDRVVVMHEGRVTGIVNRSDITQEIVMRYATNSI is encoded by the coding sequence ATGGGTGAATATATTTTAGAAATGGTTGACGTTGTGAAGGAGTTTCCTGGGGTTAAGGCGCTCAAGGGTGTAGATTTGAAAGTTAGAAAAGGATCAATTCATGCTTTAATGGGAGAAAATGGGGCAGGTAAATCAACCCTCATGAAGTGTTTAATTGGCATTCATCAAATGACATCTGGAAAAATCATATTCAAGGGGCAAGAGGTTCATATTAAGGGGACCTCATCTGCCCTTAATATGGGCATTTCTATGATACATCAAGAATTGACAGCTGTTACTGAGCGTACCGTAGCAGAGAATATATGGTTAGGTAGAGAGCCATTAAAAAATAGATTTATGATAGATCATAAAAAGATGAAAGATGATACGACAGAGTTATTAGAAAGACTACATATGGATATTGACCCAGATGAAATAATGGCCAATTTAACAGTTGCCAAAATGCAAATGGTTGAAATTGCAAAGGCAGTTTCCTTTAATGCAGACATAATAATCATGGATGAACCTACATCAGCCTTAACTACAAAAGAGGTTGACCACCTATTTGAAATTATTAACAGTTTAAAGAGTAAGGGCGTTACAATAATATATATTTCTCACAAAATGGATGAAATCTTTGAAATTTGTGATGAAATTACAGTTTTAAGGGACGGTGAATTTGTTGGAGTGGATTTTGCTTCTAACTTAAGCATAGATAAATTAATATCTATGATGGTTGGCCGTGAACTGACTGAAATGTTTCCAAAAGTAGAGTGTGAAATAGGAGAGACTATTTTAAAAGTTGAAAATTTAAGCTCTGGCTCTGCTTTTTCAGATGTATCCTTTGAACTTAAAAAGGGTGAAATATTAGGTTTTGCTGGGTTAGTAGGAGCAGGTAGAACGGAAGTTGTAGAGACCATATTTGGTATAAGACCAAAGACAGGCGGAAAAATCTACATAAAGGATAAGGAAGTTGAAATAAAAGAAGCTTATGATGCATTAAAACATGGAATTTTTTTATTGACAGAAGATAGAAAGAAACAAGGCATATTTCCAGTTTTAAGTGTTAAGGATAATATGATTGTATCTAATCAAGAGAACTATGTTAAAAAACTTAGTTTAGATCACAAAAAAATTAAATCTGACACAATGGAGTATATAGATAAAATCAATGTAAAAACTCCAAGTATTGAAACACCTATAAAGAGTCTAAGTGGAGGAAATCAACAAAAGGTACTTGTAGCAAGGGCCCTTTTAACAGAACCTGAGATTCTAATTGTAGATGAACCAACTAGGGGGATAGATGTAGGTGCGAAAGCAGAGATACATACATTGATTACAAATCTTGCAGCTCAGGGGAGAGCAATTATTATGATATCTTCAGAAATGCCAGAAGTTTTAGGAATGAGTGATCGAGTTGTTGTAATGCATGAAGGGAGAGTAACAGGAATAGTAAATCGTAGTGATATAACTCAAGAAATAGTTATGCGCTATGCCACAAATAGTATATAA
- a CDS encoding ABC transporter permease subunit produces MDQVSNMSNIKRIASKNTIYVVLIFLVVLITIASPNFLTIHNIINLVTTESIKGLLALGVAFCILSKGIDLSPGSIVALSAVVSASLIQDPTYTAQLFKGFDLPPGIDVVIAVLAGVLAGTFFGVVNGSLIALTKIPPFIATLGSMVVVRGLAMLYTNAYPIPMLKPTFKAIGQGSIGIVPNLLIILVLFVIVGWFLLNQTRFGKNVYAIGGNIVAAEVAGINVKKNIIWIYTWSAFCASVAGVLLASRTGSGIATLGLTYELDAIAAATIGGVSHNGGVGRIGGVVAGILILGVVNNGLLLLGVSPYIQQLVKGVIIVSAVVFDMRKNAKAA; encoded by the coding sequence ATGGATCAAGTGTCTAACATGTCTAATATTAAAAGAATTGCAAGTAAAAATACAATCTATGTAGTTCTTATATTTTTAGTAGTTTTGATTACTATTGCATCACCTAATTTTCTTACCATACACAATATTATAAATTTAGTAACTACAGAATCGATTAAAGGCCTACTAGCCTTAGGTGTTGCCTTTTGTATTCTTTCAAAGGGGATTGATCTATCTCCAGGTTCAATTGTAGCTTTATCTGCTGTTGTATCAGCAAGTTTAATACAAGATCCTACATATACAGCTCAATTATTTAAGGGGTTTGATTTACCTCCAGGAATAGATGTAGTTATAGCTGTATTAGCAGGTGTGTTGGCAGGAACATTCTTTGGGGTTGTAAATGGGTCCTTAATTGCCTTAACAAAGATACCTCCTTTTATAGCCACTTTAGGAAGTATGGTAGTAGTAAGAGGATTGGCCATGTTATATACTAACGCTTACCCAATACCAATGTTAAAGCCAACCTTTAAAGCAATAGGTCAAGGATCTATAGGAATAGTACCTAATTTATTAATTATACTTGTTTTATTTGTAATAGTAGGTTGGTTTTTATTAAATCAAACGAGGTTTGGTAAGAATGTATATGCAATAGGTGGAAATATTGTGGCAGCTGAAGTGGCTGGAATAAATGTAAAGAAAAATATTATTTGGATATATACATGGTCTGCATTTTGTGCTTCTGTTGCAGGAGTATTATTAGCTTCAAGAACTGGTTCAGGTATAGCAACTCTAGGTTTAACTTATGAGCTAGATGCCATAGCGGCAGCTACAATCGGAGGAGTTAGTCATAATGGTGGAGTTGGTCGGATTGGTGGCGTGGTAGCTGGTATTTTAATACTAGGTGTAGTTAACAATGGATTATTACTTTTAGGAGTATCTCCATATATACAACAACTTGTAAAAGGTGTAATCATTGTAAGTGCGGTTGTATTTGATATGAGAAAAAATGCTAAAGCGGCATAA
- a CDS encoding sugar phosphate isomerase/epimerase family protein, translated as MKICFNQATTMKNSTLEKDLELCEKHGYDLIEIRLDKLRDYLTRNTLDDLVNFFEKSNIKPFAFNALEFITFRDKEGYDQIISDLKFLCEVGNLINCKKIVVVPTFDVGDHTKSEIKEESVKRISELAHIAKIHDVKLAFEFVGYPNCSVNRFEQAYDIVKAVDLPNVGVVLDCFHFHAMGSCLEDLKKADKDKIFIFHIDDSEDLPVGAARDNNRLWPGEGAINLDGILSTLKDIGYDEMVSIELFRPEYWDWEIERAIFVGKEKTMDVVSKYF; from the coding sequence ATGAAAATTTGTTTTAATCAAGCAACAACAATGAAAAATTCCACTTTGGAAAAGGATCTAGAACTATGTGAAAAGCATGGATATGATTTAATCGAAATTAGACTAGATAAACTAAGAGATTATCTAACTAGAAATACCCTTGATGATTTAGTAAATTTCTTTGAAAAAAGTAATATAAAACCCTTTGCTTTTAACGCTCTAGAATTTATCACTTTCAGAGATAAAGAAGGCTATGACCAAATAATTAGTGACCTTAAGTTTCTATGTGAAGTAGGAAACCTTATTAATTGTAAAAAGATTGTAGTAGTACCTACTTTTGATGTGGGAGATCATACAAAGAGTGAAATTAAAGAAGAAAGTGTAAAGAGAATAAGTGAGCTAGCTCATATAGCTAAAATACATGATGTTAAATTGGCATTTGAATTTGTAGGCTATCCAAACTGTTCTGTAAATAGATTTGAACAGGCTTATGATATTGTAAAGGCAGTTGATCTTCCTAACGTAGGTGTAGTACTAGATTGTTTCCATTTCCACGCAATGGGATCTTGTCTTGAAGATTTAAAGAAGGCAGATAAGGATAAGATATTTATATTCCATATTGACGATAGTGAAGATCTACCAGTAGGGGCTGCAAGAGATAATAATCGTCTATGGCCTGGAGAGGGGGCCATTAACTTAGATGGAATATTGTCTACTTTAAAAGATATCGGATATGATGAGATGGTTTCTATTGAGTTATTTAGACCAGAATACTGGGATTGGGAAATTGAGAGAGCTATTTTTGTTGGTAAGGAAAAGACGATGGATGTTGTATCAAAATATTTTTAA